Within Spinacia oleracea cultivar Varoflay chromosome 4, BTI_SOV_V1, whole genome shotgun sequence, the genomic segment TGTTTGGACTGTAAATCTGCAAGAGTGGCCTCATTATAAGGCGCAACACCATAAGAGGAAAGAACACGGACTACAGCAGTGTAATGACCATCACAAATCTTCCTACGACACTGCTTGATATTACGCTCTGCCAAATCAAGATCCTCATCAACATCCATCAAAGCAGGGGATCCAGCTGCCAAGGCTTCCCGCAAAAGCAACATACTACCACCCGACTCACTCCAAGTACGAATAGCATTACCAATGCTCTCTTCCTGTCGTTGCCGCCTGGCCGCAGAAGAACACTCGCGATTACTCCTCGGACTAAAGGTCCTAAGGATACACAGAGGCAACACGAGAAGCGTATCCCAACAAGAGATGTCGTTAGGcttgcaaatcaccttatcaagcgcacctttcaatacccgggaaaacccaaacgacatttaggagggatggatttcacggTGCAAAGACGTGTAGAAAGAAATCTGTCAAGAAGAGTGAcggtaaaaccacaatcaagcTCTTGCACCGTAGTATCCACATGACTAGGTACATCGGAATTGAGTTGCGGTTTAGAAAAACCATAGAGCACAAACCGAATAACACCATCCCCATTATCAGGCGGGGCCAAAAAATTAGAACCTGGACCATGACGACATTTAGAACGAATAGCATGCGTCTTAAAACAATCCCCACAAAGCCAAATCCCCATACGACGGAAGGTCAACTCAGCCTCAGTGAAAATAGCCAAGTCATTGGTAAGAGAGTGTGGTGTTACTGCTTTAGCGGCATCATCACTACAATGACGATCACGAAGATGAGTGATCAAAGAGCTCCTAGTAAGCCCATTTCCCCCACCATCTTGACATCCATTAAGACCCACAAATGGGCAATGAAAACGCACCACATTAGAAGGCATTAGTATCCCGTGGCAACCCCAAAAACATggtaaacaacaacaaatcaaagcAACAACAGCAAGAAAACAAGGAAGTAACAAAGCAAAATAAACCACCAAAGTACCATGGGGCTTGTTGTGTTAGACTGCCGGATAACCCACGTTCAAACCATAAAACGGACTCCAAAACCACGTTGAAATGAGATGAAAGAATACCGATAATGCACTATGGTAGTAGCTCCTGCAAATGCTACTAACCCTGCAAATGCTGCACGCAAAAACCCACCGCAAAAACCTTCGAAGCAGAAAATAACCCACGCAAAAACCTCTGCAAACAGAAACACCGTCGGACAATAACCCCACCGGCACAGCACCTGAACACCACCTGAACACCACCTGAACAACACCTAAACACCACCACCACACCGAAACACCACTGAAACAACAACGACCACCCGCAACAACACAACAAACATGCTGCACCAAACGAAACTAACGAACCCACGCTGCACCACCCAAAACTGCTGAACCCATGCTGCACCACCCGTAAATGCAGATTCGATCCCCACCGGAATAACCTAAACACCCACCTGAATGCCGCTAAACAACCACCAGAATGCCGCTAAACAACCACCAAACTTGCGACCACCAGCACCACGCTGAACAACCTTCAAGGACCAAAATACCAAACAGAGAAGCGCTGAACACCACCGTAGAACCAGCACACCACCGTCTCCCGCTGATTATGCGCGCCGGGGACCCCTTACTGCAGGCCGGCTGTTGTTGGGAACTCAAGCGAGCCTGAACCACCTGCCCTAATCGCCCAAAATCGAGAGGATTTTGgtagtttattattattattattatttattattattattaagttgaattgaattgaattgaattaaactgaacttaactgaactgaaatGCGAAATAAGtcatgaaactgaaattaagttaAAAAAACAGGCTCAGTCGAAGATATTCATACAATCGcaaaaatcaacataaaaaTCAGGGGATGTCTTGGTTTCCTTTCTCGGTCTTCAAGAGGTTCGAGTTCGACCTCCAGCTAGAAAGGCCTTCCATCTAACTGAATGAACTTAAAATTCTATTACAGATCCTTCTAACACTGTCAGTAACTACATGTAATTCTTTACATTGTACGTAGTACTAACAAGCAAAATATAGAAAGGCCTTCCATCTACTGATCTAAGACTCTAAGAGTCATAACTTCTAAAACTGCTAGGAAAGTCATCTACTTGTTTACATTGTACTAAcaagcaaaataaataaataaggatAACCGAGGTAGAGGCTTATTCGGATATGCCTCTAGAGGCTAGACCTGACCGAGTTTTTCTGCTTTCACCATGTCTACGATTCTCTATAGACCAGCAATTCGATCTAAAATATCCATACATGCAAACTCAGGAGTGGCATTAAAAGTTGTTTGAGTTTCATTCTTGTGTATGCTAATTGGCCTTCTGACAGAAGATCTTATTCTTGCCTTACTTTCATTTCCACCTTCAGTAATGACTTGTTTCCTTGGAGAAACGTTTCCTGTGTATTTGTTTGCCGATTTTATCTGTTGAATAACAACATTATCCCCTGCAGAAGATTTTTTGGAAGAAGAATCAGGAGAGCCATCGGATTCACTGCTCTCGATAACAATCTCAGGACGATAGAGAGTTCCTCGAGACCTCTTGGAACAATCACCCACCCTTTTTCCTTTTGGACTAAAACCAGGAGGCATTGAGGAACCTTCACATAGGTTAGTAGTGAGTGATGCATctgttttcttcttctttctcagACAATTAGCATCATTCCACCACTTCAAGTATCGCGTTGTAACATATGACTCAAAGAGCCTCGAAGGAATGTAGAGCTTGACATTGCCAATAGGCCTATTGTAATCGTCCCAAGCAATCTTTCGGGTGACAGGTAAATCATTAGGGATGTCTTGATCGAACCCAAACTGCATAGAAACTCGATGAGGGAGGTATTGCTCAACACAACACAATCCAACCAACTTACTATTCCTTACAATTCTAGCATAACACTCCAAATCAATACAAACCTCAGAAGCAACTGACACCCAACTAGCCTTTATTCTAGGTAACCCATCAGTCATAGGATTAGGTTTGGGACTCAATGTAGTAAACCTTTCCCAAACCCAAACCTGCAAAAACTGCAACGGTGATGAAAGACTAAGTTCGCTTACACTACCATCATCTTCACCACCTAATTCTCTCAAACTTACAATCATTTCCTTCAACAACCTCAAATCTTTATAAATACTAGCAAGAACTGCCAGAGCTAGTGAGATTCTAGTCCCTCGTGCTAAAAGTATCGCGATTTGGAAAACATTCTTGTTAATAACACCACCAGCTTTAGCAGGCATGACATACCTTGACAGCCAAAAAGTTAAAAACGCTTCGTGCTCGAATTCGCCACCAGTTTTCATCCAAGTATCCATCCATTGATAATGAGAAACCTTCCTAGCCTTCCTGTTATTGAGTTCCGAGTACACAATCTCCAATTTATGCTtaatttcaagcaattcagtAGAAGAAATTTTGCTCAAAACAGAGTCCCCTGTTACAGGGTAACCCCCCAAAACCAAGACATCCTCTAAAGTTATGGTAACTTCGCCCCAAGTGAAAACGAAcgtgttgtagacacctacttttgtccccattcccgaaagggaaggttcgatgatgaaagcgtaaatctccacttgacaacgcatctcctataaaataacgaatctcaattccccttttcatttcacccgaaacctgctatttatagaaacctgctatttatggaaacctgctaaaaatagtaactaccgtaatgggtagttgttaaaagtggcaagtcataaaagatagaaacctgtcagaattaggtgttgcactccaacataaatcctaaatgagatagaaaactgcgagaatcctattcctaatatgattcggaaataagagttacgtattaattaaaatcctaacgagcctagagttcgtaacgggcccagacgcattccgtcatgaaattgatacgcactaaaagactcgattaagtctcaaacactacggatttcaggaatccgaatctgactaagaaaacagcccagaccctattttcaacgcctggctctgggcgccgaaatcttcggcgcccaggcctgggcaccgaaatcttcggcgcccaggcctgggcactgaaaatactgttaggttatgatacatatgacaattcataaatcatgcggaaaaaccataaagccaggaaaacatattatttacacataatcatttagcatagtttagatgcatactctttgttgcgtgccttccctagctgcgcccgaaccgaacaagaacaagtctttaggactccaagcgtcgtccctccgtagatagtccacagcacgtccggatccgccttaagattgaccaactagaatcgcccttaaggtactacttattttcggctaaatgggcaagagttatggctgattttctacttaaaaatcctagttttgaatacttgaaaagttgtgtataaataatgaccctaggcccttatttatagaggtatggaaaaggaattggaatcctattaggatactaatttatttaattagaatcctgctaggactctatttaaataaactttatctaataggtttaggatttaatcttttatcgaatcccgatagctttaggattcgcacacgagcatcgcacgagcaccgtacacccgcgcaggccttgcggcccacgctgagcgcacagcgctcggcccatgctactgtccgcgcgcgccaatggcttcggctgggcctggcttgcgctgggcctggtcgaggctttggcgtgtgttggtgatgagtgtggcttgctgggcgatggcctgggttcgtgctgggccttcgtctagcgagcctcgtccgatgctaattcgtacgatacgctttcgattaaattcccgattccggaatttatttccgatacgaacaatatttaatatttccgattccggaattaatttccgtttcgaataaatatttaatatttccgtttccggaattattttccgattccgataatatttccgattctgacaatatttccgtttccggcaatatttccgattccggcaatatttccatttccgataatattttccgatacgtaccatgtttccgtttccggcaacatctacgacttggataatatttatatttccgatacgatccatatttccgtttccggcaatatcatcgtttctggagtattcatttcttgcctgtgacgatctcagctcccactgaaaccaagatccgtcgattccgaatatccatagatggattatttaatgccattaaatacttgatacgtttacgtactatttgtgtgaccctacgggttcagtcaagagtaagctgtggatttaatatcattaattccacttgaactgaagcggcctctagctaggcattcagctcacttgatctcactgaattattaacttgttaattaatactgaaccgcatttattagacttaacattgaatgcatacttggaccaagggcattatttccttcagtctcccacttgtccttagggacaagtgtgcatttcctaattcctttgtcgctcgatgcttgctcttgatcataaggtaagagttgtcatgcttattatgtccagaggtgttcctcggtttcagagttcaactgatcaaataaacagataatcatagcctatgattcatccgagcacggccatgcatttcacagtttttagctctctgagtggccttgtacaacttttaagcatctcatcccgatttatgggaggacaatcccaatcttgcgatcttgagattagacttcgtttgataggtgattacctgagcgttgcctttatagcctccttttacggtgcgacggttggtcaacgtcaaagcaaccagttctcaaacaagtaatctcaaatcactcaggtattgaggatttagtgtctaataattttaatgaaatttacttatgacagattttcatctcttacagtaaagtttcataggtcttgtccgatactagtcttcccaaagtaagtatctatgcaaatgattatgacattgccatgtccacatagttcaagaaacagaactactagtcatcttgcattctaatcgtctaacgttttctatgcgtccaattttatagaaaactccgactagggaccattttcaacctttgacattcaagttcacttgatagacatttcttagtcacaggactggtcctgacagtctatcttgaatatattgtcaaatttaagggactcatcatttaataaaccacaaattaaatggaaaaatgtattcttttcatttattgtgaatgattaaccaataatgttttacaaagatttaaactctaaaactttaaaacattaaacagggatatcaaagccattctccaatatgcttgattcccatagctgcagtgtgcgagttgtgcgtcgcctgcggcagaggtttagtcaatggatctgatatgttgtcatcagttccaatcttgtttatctcgacttcttttctttcaacgaattctcgtagaaggtgaaatctacgaagtacatgcttgactccctggtggtgtctaggctcattttcctgtgcaatagctccgttattatcacaatacagggctattggtcctttaatggaggggactacaccaagttcacctatgaacttccttagccatatagcttcctttgctgcttcatgtgcagcaatgtactccgcttcagttgtagaatccgcaatggtgctttgcttagcacttttccagcttactgcacccccgttgaggcagaagacaaacccagactgtgatctgaaatcatctttgtcggtttggaaacttgcgtccgtatagcctttaacaattaattcatcatctccaccatagaccaggaagtcatctttgtgccttttcaggtacttcagaatattctttgcagcagtccaatgtgcctctcctgggtctgactggtatctgctcgtagcactgagtgcgtacgcaacatccgggcgtgtacatatcatagcatacattattgaaccaatcaatgatgcatatggaatcccattcattcgtctacgctcatcaagtgtttttgggcactgagtcttgcttagagttattccatgagacatgggtaggtagcctcgcttggagtctgccatcttgaacctatcaagcaccttattgatataagtgctttgactaagtccaatcatccttttagatctatctctgtaaatcttgatgcccaatatgtactgtgcttctcctagatctttcatcgaaaaacatttcccaagccaaatcttgacagagttcaacataggaatgtcatttccgataagtaatatgtcatcgacatataatactaggaaagcaattttgctcccactgaccttcttgtatacacaagattcgtctgcgttcttgatgaaaccaaagtcactgactgcttcatcaaaacgtatattccagctcctggatgcctgcttcaatccgtagattgacttctttagcttgcatacctttttagcattctttggatcctcaaaaccttcaggctgtgtcataaacacggtttctgttaaaacgccgtttaagaaagcagttttgacatccatctgccatatttcgtaatcgtaatatgcagcgattgctaacattatccgaatagactttagcattgcacctggtgaaaaggtttcatcgtaatccacaccgtggacttgcctgtaaccttttgcaaccaatctagctttgaaaacttcaagtttcccatccttgtcctttttcagtttgaaaacccatttgcttccaatggcttggtagccatctggcaaatcgaccaaatcccatacttggttttcagacatggagtctaattcagattgcatggcttcttgccattgcttggagctagggctcgtcatagcttgtttgtaagtcgcaggttcatcactttcaagtaatagaacgtcatagctctcgttcgtcaaaatgcctaagtacctttccggttgagatctacatctttgcgatctacgcggggtaacatttctagattgaccatgattctcaccagattcttctaaagatctctgagtttcatcctgaatgtcatcttgagcattctctagagtttgttgttcgactcgaatttcttcgaggtctacttttctcccacttgtcattttggaaatgtgatctttctccaaaaagacaccatctcgagcaacaaacaccttgttctcagatgtattgtagaagtaatacccctttgtttcctttggataccccacaaggatacacttgtcagattttggatgaagtttgtctgaaattaatcgtttgacgtatacttcacatccacaaatcttaagaaaacacacatttggaggctttccaaaccataattcgtatggagtattttcgacagctttagacggagctctatttatagtgagtgcagctgtatttagtgcatgtccccaaaattctaatggaagtttagcctgacccatcattgacctgaccatgtctagcaaggttctgttcctccgttccgacacaccgttccattgtggtgttccaggaggagtcaattctgatagaattccacattctttcagatggtcatcaaattcatagctcagatattcagcgcctctatcagaccgcagttccttaatcttcttgcctaattgattctctacttcactctgaaattccttgaatttgtcaaaggattcagacttatgcttcattaggtagacataaccatatctactgaagtcatcagtgaaagtgataaagtagctgaaaccacctctagcatttgtactcattggtccacatacatctgtatggattaaccccaatagttcatttgctctttctccaactttagagaaaggctgctttgtcattttgccaagtaaacatgattcgcatttaccataatcctctaagtcaaatggttctagaattccttccttttgaagtctttctaagcgtttcaagtttatatggcctaatcgacaatgccacagataggtgagatctgaatcatcctttttggcctttttggtatttatgttataaacttgtttgtcgtgatctaataaataaagtccattgactaatctagaagatccataaaacatctctttaaaataaaacgagcaactattgtcttttattaaaaaggaaaatcccttagcatataagcaagaaactgaaatgatgtttttagtaagacttggaacatggaaacactcttccagttccaaaactagcccagagggcaacgacaaataataagttcctacagctaatgcagcaatccgtgctccatttcccactcgtaggtcgacttcacccttgcttaactttctacttcttcttagtccctgtggattggaacataagtgtgagccacaacctgtatctaatacccaagaagttgaattagcaagtatacagtctataacgaaaatacctgaagatggaacgattgttccgttcttctaatcttcctttagcttcaagcaatctctcttccaatgccccttcttcttgcagtagaagcattcggattcagaagtgggttgactgaccttcctctttacagatttggcgccagtttgcttagttgggctggccttgttgccacctttcttagcattcctcttctttccagatttcttgaacttgcccccacgcaccataagcacatcctgcttatcacttttgagcgtcttttcagcggtcttcagcataccgtgaagctcagtgagcgttttgtccagactattcatactgtagttcagtttgaactgatcatacccgctatgaagagaatggaggatggtgtctatagccatttcctgagaaaattgctgatccagccgactcatattctcaatgagtccaatcattttgagaacatgtggacttacgggctcgcttttcttaagcttggtctcaagaatttgcctatgagtctcgaatctttcaacTCGAGCCAGaccttggaacatgttcttcaactcactgatgattgtgaaagcatctgagttgatgaacgttttctgcagatctgcactcatggtggcgagcattagacatttcacatccttgttggcatcaatccaacgattgagggctgcctgagtgaccccgtcgcctgcggcttcgggcatcgcctcttctaggacatactccttttcttcctgcataagaactatttgcaagttcctttgccagtcaaggaagtttttcccgttcaacttctccttttcgagaattgatcgaatgttgaatgaattgttgtttgccatatttaaaactacaattgaaaagaataaacaaataaataaccattcacagtttctcttaataaacttaaattctagcatacatgcataattcaatgttcattaagcattttattcaagttatgtgttccggcaggtgtgaataaaatgattccaagatcctaaaatcattgaagaactaagcacagtttgtcgacttaatcctaaaacatcttaggtaagcaaaagccttttgctaatagtctagaaactattcttagttgataggtacgtctaagaacttattaggtaaacctatcgattttgccacgacataaaaggactccttacttatatcgttgagtttcaccaaaactaacatgtactcacaattatttgtgtaccttgcccctttaggaccaataagtaacacctcgctgagcgaaaactattactagattgatgtaaaggatatccaagcaagtgtatattttggcatggcaccttttaactcaatttttaagtttggaacttaaggctcttactatgttggttagattttaagtgaactaaaatccttaatcatgcaacataatcaagccacaatctcatgcataattaagacatatttaaagcaataaataacttaaagcatgcataagataaatgtgatctagtatggcccgacttcatcttgaagctttaacttcaaagtccatcttgaaaatctccgtgggaggcaccattttcttcaaataggataagctataattaaaactaattacaactatttgatggtacgcagaccatatttgaattgaaaaacaactttggtactttagaccaattacattcaaattaatggtacgcagaccatattttctatcctatttgggccatactagtcacttcataacctgcaaaacagtacatatacaatatataccattcacccattcattatcatgaatggcccacatagctggttagtaaaacacattatgcatcacataaacatttgcagcaattaatcaagggcaccaataatctacaaattattcagtccttattaattctaatcaagttgttttaaccttaaggttttgtagacctaatcaagagtttatgactaaaaagggctcccacttaaaccaataaattcatatgctttactaattttaaacataaaattgtatttctagtctaaccggaaacatacaaatttaattaaaatttaaagctcatataaatttataatt encodes:
- the LOC110797972 gene encoding uncharacterized protein, encoding MDTWMKTGGEFEHEAFLTFWLSRYVMPAKAGGVINKNVFQIAILLARGTRISLALAVLASIYKDLRLLKEMIVSLRELGGEDDGSVSELSLSSPLQFLQVWVWERFTTLSPKPNPMTDGLPRIKASWVSVASEVCIDLECYARIVRNSKLVGLCCVEQYLPHRVSMQFGFDQDIPNDLPVTRKIAWDDYNRPIGNVKLYIPSRLFESYVTTRYLKWWNDANCLRKKKKTDASLTTNLCEGSSMPPGFSPKGKRVGDCSKRSRGTLYRPEIVIESSESDGSPDSSSKKSSAGDNVVIQQIKSANKYTGNVSPRKQVITEGGNESKARIRSSVRRPISIHKNETQTTFNATPEFACMDILDRIAGL